Proteins encoded together in one Candidatus Hydrogenedentota bacterium window:
- a CDS encoding DUF1328 domain-containing protein, whose product MLYWALIFFIVAIVAAVFGAAGIASAAVSLAKILFVIFIVLFLISFVFGFRRPRRYH is encoded by the coding sequence ATGTTATACTGGGCGTTGATCTTCTTTATCGTGGCGATTGTCGCGGCCGTGTTTGGCGCCGCAGGTATCGCCTCCGCGGCGGTTTCACTTGCAAAAATCCTGTTTGTCATCTTTATCGTATTGTTTCTCATCTCGTTCGTTTTTGGATTCAGGCGGCCGCGCCGCTATCACTAA
- a CDS encoding universal stress protein, whose translation MFRNTNILVPTDFSTYANYALKYAVALAKQFGATLHFAHVLDRAALAGVRGNEMWLGESESHAVMDSMREHAASRMAHLKQIADDEGVRSQEHVRLGNPTQEILEIAEQTDSTLIVIATHGRSGVEHLVFGSVAEKIVRQSPVPVLSVKHPEHEFVKEYDLSLELKRILFPTDFSPFSDKGLPFAKSLAKEFDATLVIFHATEVPVVLPEAMPDAAIQLGPQLEDESRALVKKMCDDITGVTVEGEVRVGSAFREISAYAESTNVDLIVIPTHGRSGLGHVLFGSVAEKVVRVARCPVMTIRPEYGGKA comes from the coding sequence ATGTTTCGCAACACAAACATCCTGGTGCCGACGGACTTTTCCACCTATGCGAATTACGCGCTGAAGTACGCGGTGGCCCTGGCGAAGCAGTTTGGCGCGACGCTCCATTTCGCGCACGTGCTGGATCGCGCCGCGCTCGCCGGCGTGCGCGGAAACGAGATGTGGCTGGGCGAATCGGAATCGCACGCCGTCATGGATTCGATGCGGGAACACGCCGCGAGCCGCATGGCGCACCTGAAGCAAATCGCCGACGACGAAGGCGTCCGCTCCCAGGAGCACGTCAGGCTCGGCAACCCGACGCAGGAAATCCTCGAGATTGCGGAGCAGACGGACTCTACGCTCATCGTCATCGCGACGCACGGGCGGTCGGGAGTCGAGCACCTTGTCTTCGGCAGCGTCGCCGAGAAGATTGTGCGGCAGTCGCCCGTGCCTGTGCTGAGTGTAAAACACCCCGAGCATGAATTCGTGAAGGAGTACGACCTGTCGCTCGAACTCAAACGAATTCTCTTTCCCACGGATTTCTCGCCGTTTTCGGACAAGGGGTTGCCGTTTGCGAAGTCGTTGGCAAAGGAATTCGATGCGACGCTCGTGATCTTCCACGCGACAGAAGTGCCGGTGGTGCTGCCTGAAGCCATGCCGGACGCCGCAATCCAACTCGGACCGCAACTCGAAGACGAATCGCGCGCGCTGGTAAAGAAGATGTGCGATGACATCACCGGAGTTACGGTCGAAGGCGAAGTGCGCGTCGGTTCAGCGTTCCGCGAGATCAGTGCCTATGCCGAAAGTACCAATGTTGACCTTATTGTCATTCCCACGCATGGCCGATCGGGATTGGGGCACGTGCTGTTCGGGAGCGTCGCCGAGAAAGTGGTGCGCGTGGCGCGGTGTCCCGTGATGACAATTCGTCCGGAATACGGGGGCAAGGCGTAG